A section of the Lathamus discolor isolate bLatDis1 chromosome 6, bLatDis1.hap1, whole genome shotgun sequence genome encodes:
- the ARPC1A gene encoding actin-related protein 2/3 complex subunit 1A, protein MSLHQFLLEPITCHAWNRDRTQIAISPNNHEVHIYKKSGSQWVKAHELKEHNGHITGIDWAPKSDRIVTCGADRNAYVWSQKDGVWKPTLVILRINRAATFVKWSPLENKFAVGSGARLISVCYFESENDWWVSKHIKKPIRSTVLSLDWHPNNVLLAAGSCDFKCRVFSAYIKEVDEKPASTPWGSKMPFGQLMSEFGGAGSGGWVHSVSFSASGNRLAWVSHDSTVSVADASKNMMVSQLKTEFLPLLSVSFVSENSVVAAGHDCCPMLFNCDDRGLLTFVSKLDIPKQSIQRNISAMERFRNMDKRATTEDRNTTLETLHQNSITQVSIYEIDKRDCRKFCTTGIDGAMTIWDFKTLESSIQGLRIM, encoded by the exons ATGTCTCTACATCAGTTCTTACTGGAGCCAATCACCTGCCATGCGTGGAACAGAGACCGGACTC agatTGCCATTAGCCCTAATAATCATGAAGTCCACATCTACAAGAAGAGTGGGAGCCAGTGGGTAAAGGCTCATGAGCTAAAGGAACACAATGGACACATTACAG GGATTGACTGGGCTCCCAAAAGCGATCGCATTGTAACTTGCGGTGCTGACCGGAATGCCTATGTGTGGAGTCAGAAGGATGGTGTGTGGAAACCAACCCTTGTGATCCTGAGAATTAATCGTGCAGCTACCTTTGTGAAGTGGTCTCCCTTGGAGAACAAATTTGCTGTGGGAAGTGGAGCTCGACTTATATCTGTGTGCTACTTTGAATCTGAAAATGACTG GTGGGTGagcaaacacattaaaaagcCCATTCGTTCCACTGTCCTGAGCCTGGACTGGCACCCCAACAATgttctgctggctgcagggtcCTGTGACTTCAAGTGCAg GGTGTTTTCTGCTTATATTAAGGAAGTGGATGAAAAACCAGCCAGTACACCCTGGGGCTCCAAAATGCCTTTTGGGCAGCTGATGTCAGAATTTGGGGGTGCTGGAAGTGGTGGATGGGTGCACAGTGTCAGTTTTTCTGCCAGTGGTAACCGCTTAGCCTGGGTCAGTCATGACAGCACTGTGTCAGTTGCTGATGCCTCAAAGAATATGAT GGTTTCGCAGCTGAAAACAGAGTTCCTCCCACTCCTGAGTGTCTCATTTGTCTCCGAGAACAGTGTGGTGGCAGCT GGCCACGACTGCTGCCCCATGCTCTTTAACTGTGACGACCGTGGCTTGCTGACCTTCGTTTCCAAACTAGACATTCCAAAACAGAGCATCCAGCGCAATATTTCCGCTATGGAACGCTTCCGAAACATGGATAAAAGAGCCACTACGGAAGATCGCAACACGACCCTGGAGACACTGCACCAAAACAGTATAAC CCAAGTGTCTATTTATGAGATAGACAAACGAGACTGTCGTAAATTCTGCACCACGGGCATTGATGGAGCAATGACCATCTGGGATTTCAAG ACCTTAGAGTCCTCTATCCAAGGGCTACGAATCATGTAA